The stretch of DNA AACTTGTTTCCCATTATTCACAgactataaatatttttgattctatCATGCCTTTTATTCTACTTTGGCGAATCTGGAAAGCAAGGAATAACTAGATGTTTAATGACTACCGTGAGAGTCCGTCTAAAACAGTATTACAATCAAGATCAGATACAAAAGAATGGTTAACACATCTAAAACCTCCGGAGAATAGACAAGCCACGTCGGTAACAACCAACACTCGTTGGTCACCTCCACCACACCCGTATATCAAATGCAATTTTGATGCTAGTTTTAAGTCTAATACTCATCAGGCAACAAGCGGATGGATCTTTAGGAACCATGAAGGAGAAGCAAAAGCTTGGGGTGCAACAAAACTAAGTCATACTGGATCACCTTTAGAAGCAGAATCAAAGAGTCTACTAATTGCTTTGCAGCAAGCCTGGATAAGAGGTTATCAATCAGTCATTTTTGAAGGGGATTGTGAAGTCTTGATCAAATTGATTTCTGGACAAATATTAGATGTATCTATATTTAATCTCCTCAAGGACATAAGATCTTGGTCTTCCAAATTCCATCAAATATCATTTCATTTCACTAAGAGAGAAAGTAATAGAGCAGCACATGTTTTAGCTAAATTTGGATGTAATGATAACCAATATTACTCTAATTCTGTATTTGTGCCAGATTGGCTAATTCAAACTCTTTGTAATGATTCCtcttaatcaatatatttatcttttgtggaaaaaaaaaaaaaaaaaaaaattggttttaatttttttctttaagtttgTATGCACTGTATATGTTCTTTCTAGATTTTTATTGGCATCATCGTTACTTTCAGTTCAATTTCAACAGTTTGAAATTTTCAAATagttcattttaattttaaacgaCATGTTTCAATATGTCGCTTGTATCTtactaaccaaaaaaatccaCTGTTTTATTTTCAGGTTATAGTATTTTCAGGTTTtagtcaaataaaaataaatgcaCTCACATAAGGACAAACTTTATTCATGCATGTACCGTAAATTAATATAGATACTAGTAGATATCTCgatcaacatttttaaaaaagatgataatataataacaaaagtattattatattttttctaaaaagttattttgtttgaaataagatttttaaaaatattatttttctatgtcAGTTTTTCTAAATACCCTTTCatgttgtctattttcaaaaatatctttttttaatatataaaataattaaattttaagtcTTAAgctcaaaatactaaaccctaatccttcAAAACTATCCTAAATATACAATACAgaatcaaaacctaaaaaaaaattttaaaaattaatttaatatattgtaattgtgtaaaaaaggataaaaataaaaatattgaaaagtgGTAtcctaaataaaatatttctaacaaattctcttattAAGGTGTCAACACCATAAGAAAGCAACACatccttcttttattgttttaattcatataataataattgttaatattaGTTGATATTGCATCTCCAATAATTgaagtatttgattttttttttttttttgacaacagcttacaagattgactcaaacaagccaatttgaagggaaattgtttacaaaggTAACTTGTTGCAGAACTGAACGAACACGTCGAGCcaaattatccgctttaccattctgagtGCCAGGGACATAGACTACAGAATACGAAGTAAACTCCTCTCTGTCCGCCTGGATATCCTCCAAATAAGGTGTGAAAGCTGGCCACtcagaaggcgaagacaccatcttcaccaggtCAGAGCAATCAGTAAGAAAAATGACGGATTGGTTATCTGCTCCAATCATACATCGCATTGCCCAGATTAGGGCCTCGATCTCCGCATGAAGAGGGGAGAGACTTCGCCGAAGATTGGAAGCGCCCATGGTTGTTTCATCCCCCCGGGCGAAACACAGAACCATCCTCGACCAGCAAACTGATCCGTCgctttccatgaaccatccacaaagcaaagaaaactTGAGGAAGCCCTCAGAAGCCTTGGACCTCCGAAGCCTCTATCAGAAGAAATACCCAAAGGAGGGTGACCCTCCGCTGCCCCTACGACCTCTGTCTGAGCTTCAAACCAGTCTTTAGCCTCATCCTCCGCTAACCGCAGTATTGCTACTGGGTTGGAGTCCAAATTAGAAAAGAGTTTATCGTTAcgtgctttccaaatataccataaGATCCATGGGAATCTATCCTGGTGAGGAACATCCTTAAACCGCCAGAAAAGAAAATCCATGTTTGTAAAAACCGATTCCGATGGGAAGACACCCTGTGCCGTCGAAAACTGCGACAGAGCCCAGACCTGTCTGGCTGGCGGGCATTCAAAAAGAGTGTGGTTTATCGTCTCCTCATCATATCCACAAAGACCACATACTGAATCACAATTAATTCCACGTTTCCGTAGATTAGCTGTAACCGCCACGCAACCCGAAAtcacttgccacataaaatgacGTAGTTTTGGCCGGCACTGGAGTGTCCACACGAAAGCCTGAAGAGGGACATAGTTCGGCCCTATCACCGGCGGAGCAACCGTGTCCGCGACATTAGACCGAAGGAGATGGTACCCTGACTTAACCGTATATTGTCCTAActtagtaaaatgccaacctAGCGTATCCGGTTTATCTGGTAACCGCAGCGGTAAGGCAGAAATCATGGCAGCATCTTCCGGTACAAAAGTAGCCGAAAGTAAAGCCACGTCCCAGGAATTTGAATTCCTGTCAATAAGGTTTTGAACGGACAGCAGAGGGTCAAACGGCAACCCTGTGCTGAtagctggtctcgggaattgagcaGAGATCCACGGCAACCCTGTATTtgatcatcttttattttttattcataaaaattcattaataaaatatacactTATAGTATTTTCGGTTTATTTAATTGGATCTAGCTTCGATCCAGCTTTCGATTTCATGTTATTAAAAGTTAGCCCTTCATTAACATATATCTTATTCAACTCGATTCACAAACGCTTGCATCCATTCTTGGTtaatttcacacatattaagaaaacaatttatttttttctttacttttcactaatacattatttcatttgttttaaataattaataagttaaaaatgaaagataaaactggatatttgattgataaaattatcccctatataataaaaggaaagtacaaaactttttttttagactatataatttttataagttggttacaaaataggttataaattaaatataggttagttataaaaaagttttaactgGTCAATGCATaagctatatgaatacacttcaaaatattccaaagaattctcttaaagagaatatttcaatgatttatacaatttcaaaaataaaatctttagtatttcatgtattattacaaaatatatattgttaggcgtaaaatgaaataaaatcttgACTATTTATCTTAttgtgcagttgaaaataaaatattacgtAAGCACGAGTCATAttaaactttcaccaaacatgttaaaaacttaaaataaaaataaacaacaaatataaccatttctcatacataaaattacaaaattaacaatataaaacttacaaaatagatgttattttcgaaccatcatatttagcatatgattttattgcataatattttatccaaaaaaacttctaagaaaaatcatataaattatattttattctaaaattataatataaataaaaaaattttaacccgtactctagcacggatcctaatctagtacaagtaatataaaaaaaaaaaaatttgattctaaaatgacaaataaaaaaaaccaaagggAGTATTAATTAAACACATGTAGATCTTATGTTGAAGTCAATAGCTTAAGAGAAGCTGACCAAGGCCTAGAAGCAAACAACTGTTGACTTTAAGCATTTCGATATCTCCGGTGATCCATTCCATGAAATCggatttatttaattatttgttatatgataaaaacatgtaaaaagaaACGTCACATCTGATGGAGAACATTTTAAAGAAAGTTACATCTTAGATAAGAGATAACGTGGATTTGGGGAGGCAAAGTATAGCAGTTCGGTGCTTTGCTCGAACTGTAACATCTCCTCTTGAGGCAGTGTCACCCATGCTTCAACTCCTTGTCCGTCCTTAGAGTCGATCAACACAGTCACATTTTCTAGAATTGGAGAAACATTTCCAGTGAACCAAACCGGAAATCCCCACCCGAAGCAAGTCTTATAAAGAGGCATCTTGCACCAGCTAGTTACAACGTGCATGTCATAAAGCTCGTAGCTAAACTTGGTAGCCGCCATTGCACCAAGCAATTTCGAACCTATCGTCAAACCTGATGACCCTTCCTCATGTTGGATTAAATGGGATAACTCCTCGTTTCTTTTTTGTAGTTCCTTAACAATTTCTACACTCTCCATCTGACCTTTTCCATTCAAGGTCAGGGTGGAGAACAAGGGGTTACCCATTAGGTTTTCCGACAAAAGGGTGGGTATCTTGGACCGCAAGTTATTCGCTTGGTACAGAACTTTCTCACGAACTGTGTCTGTCGATGCAGCCACAACACATTTCCATATAAGTGAAGTCAAACTCTGGACCCGCGTAGGTCGAGGCACGGCATCACTAGCGACTTTCTTCTTGAGCTCTTCGATCTTAGACGCCACAAACACAAATCTCTTCGtgagaatttttcttttacctAGCTGATCCTCCCCTGCAATTGTAATGGCTTCTTGTGCTGGTGGGTAAAGCTTTGTGAAAGAAAAGTCAGGATTGGCCACCGAGTCGCTCTCTCCTCGAGCTGTGGCAGCCCAAAATTGGATGAAATACGATAGAGCGGCTGCATCGCCAAGCTTATGGGAGATGCCGATTCCGATCGCCATGCCACCACACTTGAAGTAGGTTGCTTGCACAAGAAGCAATGGCCATGTCGAATTGGTCTCGGCGGCCTCTACAGGAAGCAACTGTTGGAGAGATTTCATATCTGGGTCTCTCAGAAAAGTAGAGAGAGTGCAGTTATCGACGCGTGCGTCCACAAAGACAGCTCCTTCGTCGCTACTGTCGATGGTGAATCCATTGACTCTTCCAGCGAAAGGGTGGAATTTTGTCAAGGTCTCGGACAGGGAAGTTTTGAGAGTTTGGGAagtttgttcttgagagatcaaATCATCTTTGGTATAGAAAATAAATGCAACGGCATAAACCGGAGCTATTATCTGATCCATAAAAGAGAGTTGAAGAGTTCGAAGATCATTTGGAGTTGGAATTGATGGCTTTATGATCTCTCTACCAATGGTTTCAACCTTCACTGTATCCATGGTTGTTTCCTCTTTGGACGATGAGAACTGTTTCTTATAAAAACATCTCTTCAGTTTCTAAGTTTAAGGACTTGAtgtttgacaacaacaaaaaaaggacTACTTGATTAAGTTTAGGTTAAATATAAATCATCTATACactaaaaaaattgaagtaatTATTAGAAATACCTTTTATAGATACCTTTTATAGAGACTTTTTTttgccattttcattttttccttattttatataattacaaaatattaaaataatttttaaatttttttttaggtttggattctctatttcATATTTATGATAGATTCTAAGGgataaagtttagtatttggtatttagagtttataatttagtcattttatatatagaaaagggTATCATCAAAGAATATAACAAGATAAGgtatttttgtaagaaagtaTAGAAAATGgtattttgcaaaaatatatttttgcataTGACCTAACAAACTTCCACGATTTCATAGGGgttatttttgatgaaaaaatattttggaatccATGGATGAATCTCTCTCTTATTTATCTCATTAAATTAATCAATCACAAATTTTGGAATTggcggaaaaaaaaattcaaattttcattttattgatttaaaagtttttcaaatagaacaaaaattttcattaaaattaaaagagaaaatagtgaaaatagtaataaaatagatatttttgaaaggagctctacaaaaaaaaaattcttacaatTTCTCTAACTAAAAATCCATATTGGGACAGGTCTACAATATCGCATATTGGCATGATATGTTggttgtttttatatttttatttgaacaatacttgggttcacccctaagggtgaacctctccattcacctctTAACAAAATAAggcaataaaatctgtatacattattataaaattaaaaaacttaaatcgCACttaaataaacccaaaccgacatataattttgttctaattgtaaaatctaaaccataacatctcatttgtgaacccaaaccgacatattattttgttctacatgtaaaatctaaaccctaactatctcatttgtgaacccaaaccgacatataatttcgttctaattagaaaatctaaaccctaactacctcatttgtaaacccaaaccgacatataatttcgttttaattgtaaaatctaaactctaaccacttcatttgtaaacccaaaccgacataattttattctaagtttaaaaatctaaaccaagccaatatttaactttccttaactAAAAGTAtgcagaatttgtttccttaatttggtttgctttttaatttaattttaatttatttttgaaataaaatattagatggaagattctgattggttgagatAAGAGGgagtgaatggagaggttcacccctaaaagtgaacctaagtatttttctttttatttttcacaacTACCTAATTTGTTAGTatacaataatttaataattatttgaaacaaccactcataaataataattaatttaactatATTTAATTGAAACACGTTATCCTTACtatcatttaaaatatctatTACAGTATAagatttaaacatatattttaagatgTTCAGGATTTGTTTTCTAGTATTAATTGATCATCTTAAAATATAAGGAACTGTTATTGGAgagatgatttctaaatccatttgGAAtagtaaattctaaaaatcaaaacacatggattttgaaaggCCTGAGCGTTCGGATATCGGATCGGATTCGGTTcggattttttggatttcggattatttggatattgactctaacatccattcgggtatttataaaatttggatcggtttcggttcggataatttggattttggatCGATTCAGATATGATTAttgataaccaaaattaaaccaaaagttatTGGACAATGTTTTATtcgaatattttttaatcttattgtaCCCAAATAACCATACAAAtggagtattaaaaaaaaaaagatagaaattaaGTATATGACAAGGTTCTCATAGAactatacaaataaataaaagatatgaGACATCTATCAGAATATTAAACTATTTCTTATATGTTCGAATATATTTGGATATCTATtggatatcggttcggatcggataaTATCCGATATCCAAAATAATGGAAGCCAAGAACCGATcggttattttcttaatatcgCTTTGGTTTTAATCCACTTATTTCGGTTCGGATACGGTTCGGATTTTTGGATTCGGattttatgcccaggcctagatTTTGAAATAAGATGTTTAATcattggatttgaatccttctattttacactttcaaatccattcaaatccatttaaaacataatgtagattttgaaatccaaaaacaaattattaaatgaataacatgggattttaacaaatatttgtaaatcatagaaccaatgacatctaattttgataagtattttaaaatcaatgattgaataacacatgacttttgtttggattttcaaatccattaaaatcatagaaccaataaccccttCTAAACCTCTCCGAATaatatggaaacaaaaaccTCTATGTAACCCTAAGTATTCGGGTACTTGGGTCGGGTTCAAGTAAGAACCGATCGTGTTTGTGTCTTTTGGGTAGAGAAGTTTAGAACACAATATGGTAAACAGAAAATATCGGTTCTGGTTCGGTTCAGATTTTATCGAGTCGGAtcaaaaatttcagaacctaTAAATAGCTGAGAAAATCGGGTATCATTTGGGTTTGGGTATTTTGTACCCGATTACCCAAAAACTTTAtgctaaatattaaaaattttgattaaaattttgaaaaatagctAAACATTTCCACATAGTTTTGGTTCTTTTgagtattttggttttttttttatctagaaaaaataatatttacatctagaaaaaaataatatttttgaattttaagctgtaattttgaataattatgttataagaaaataaattataactaatattttatgtatattaatttattttggataTACCAGGTACCCATGTGGTTTTCGGTTTGGTCCTTGGTTTTGTTCCGGTTCTTTGGGTTTACGAGTATAAGACTTAATAGGGTATTTTAGCGGTTCTAAATTCGAATTTGGGTTCATATTTTTAAGTCGGTTCCGAGTTTTTCGCCCAAATCTACCTTTATGATTTCTAATTGTAGGAAATATAGCTGGCAGTGCATCCTTAGTTGAAACTacatcttattttattttatgtatatccgatgatatatgttttttttgcctcttaaaaattaacattaaattttgaatcttctcataaaaatttaacatacgtaaaaaattatttaacagaacTAAAATACATATCAGTTAATTAGTTATATACTGATACATGTTATTaattttgaatcattttttagtaaatatgcTCAAAAATATCATAGtgatttaatttttcttgttctcCTTTTTTAGTAAATTAAAGGTGAACAAGAAAAATTAAGTGGTATATCTTCGTAGCCTTTCCCTTTAGTCGgtttattttccaaataaaatgCTGTATTCTTAAACTATATAGTGCATCAAATTGTTctcaacaaaaatttaaatgtgGGCCCTAAAGTTGTTTAGAAAAGACAAAAGTGATTGGCCTTGTGATTTAACTCTTAGCACATGACATGTcttgaatgaaaataataataatattcatctCAAAAACTTCAAAAGTATTGGTTCTATCAAATTTTAGTTGACtgtaaaatggttaaaaaatctagaaaattgGAGTAATActtgatgttttcaattttaaaatcattgttGAACCGACAACGAATCTGCttaaaatatctaattaaattttgttgtttatttttcgaaataaaaactaattagaTCTcatttatagtatataaaagtGCTATTGACAGACTTTAGTCAAGTGGCCCTGCACAGAGCCTTGGTGTAATGTGTGAGTGCCTAGAGAGTGAAGGTGTTTCTGTAGGTTGTATTGTAAACTTTTCTTATTTGCTGCAAAGTATAATATTAATGAGCAAAAATATCATAGTGATTTGATAATCGTGAATAAAAATTAGGATAACAAGAAACACCTTCGTGGGATTTACCGTTATCTATCTGTGAATTTATCTACAGCTCTACTATACCGAAAATATGATAGACCCCATCCCCAAAATAA from Camelina sativa cultivar DH55 chromosome 9, Cs, whole genome shotgun sequence encodes:
- the LOC104710751 gene encoding BAHD acyltransferase At5g47980-like, yielding MDTVKVETIGREIIKPSIPTPNDLRTLQLSFMDQIIAPVYAVAFIFYTKDDLISQEQTSQTLKTSLSETLTKFHPFAGRVNGFTIDSSDEGAVFVDARVDNCTLSTFLRDPDMKSLQQLLPVEAAETNSTWPLLLVQATYFKCGGMAIGIGISHKLGDAAALSYFIQFWAATARGESDSVANPDFSFTKLYPPAQEAITIAGEDQLGKRKILTKRFVFVASKIEELKKKVASDAVPRPTRVQSLTSLIWKCVVAASTDTVREKVLYQANNLRSKIPTLLSENLMGNPLFSTLTLNGKGQMESVEIVKELQKRNEELSHLIQHEEGSSGLTIGSKLLGAMAATKFSYELYDMHVVTSWCKMPLYKTCFGWGFPVWFTGNVSPILENVTVLIDSKDGQGVEAWVTLPQEEMLQFEQSTELLYFASPNPRYLLSKM